TTACATCTTTAAATGCATTTTGAAAATCAAGCTCCTCTTCACGCTTAAACTCAAAAATAGAAAAAGAAAGATCTTGATTGATTTCTAAGATGCTTCGCACAATCCCAGCTTGAAATTCAGTAACTTTTTTTTCTAGAAAACGATCTAATCTTACAGTTGTTGCTCTCATTTCTTGTGCAAAATCAAATCCAAGGCTTTCTAACAGCTCATCTAGTCCTAGTTGCAAGGCTTTCTTTAAATTGCGACCATCATCTCTTAATAAGGTTGGATTGAAAGCTTCTTTAAAAAAGTCACCAAAACGAAGAAAAACCCTTTGTTTCAAATAATAAATCAATTCATTTGCTTCTTGGAGAATAAGGCTTTTTAATGTTTGAACGGTTTGTGCTTTTATAATCTCCATTATGGCCTTTTTTTGCTTTTCAATTTCAGAACGCTTTCGTTCCTTCATTGTCTGGTCTTCCATCGAGCTTTGAATCAACTTTTTAATTAAATCGGATACCCGTTTTAGCTCTATTTCTGAAGAAGCAATGGCCATTTTAGTCAAGTCATTGGAAATGAATGGATAAAAAGATCGTTCAAACTGATCCATTCTAGAAATTGTTGTATCAGCGTTATCCTTTTTTTCTTTTAATGCAAGCATGCTTGATAAAGAAAAAAGATGGGGGTTCCTAATCCCGTATTTAATAAGCTGTTCTTGAACATATTCTGCAACTGTTTCCTTCTCATCATCGTCTTCAGCAAGATCAATAGCATTGATAATGAAGAACATTTTATCTAATTGAAACGAATCCTTAACACGTCCAAGCTGAATTAAAAACTCCCGATCTGCTTTTGAAAAAGCATGATTATAGTAGGTAACAAAAAGAATTGCATCAGAGTTCTTAATATAGTCAAAAGCAACACCTGTATGACGAGCATTAATAGAATCGGCACCTGGTGTATCCACGAGTGTGATCCCTTTTCTTGTAAGTTCACAATCATAATAAAGATCAATCCATTCAATGAAACATGACTTTTCCTCTTTCACAACAAAATCACTAAATTCATTTAAACTGATGTTTATTACCTTCCCAAGGAATTCTCCATATGTCCCAAATCCTTTAATAAACGCCTGCAAAAATGCATAATGTGTCTTCTCGAAGGCACCAATACTCTCCTTTTGTAACATGAGCTGATCCATTTTCTTTAATGCTTCTTGAAAACTTGTAGAATGTAAACCGAATACTTTAAGAGAACGGTTTAGATCATCTTGCATAGTTGATATTTCTTTAAATTTCACAAGAACTGTACCATGCCGATGCGTTTCATTAACAGGCTTAATTCTGTTAATTGCGGCTGTTGTCGGGTTTGGTGATACTGGAAGAACTTTTTCGCCCATCAACGCATTTGCAAAAGAAGATTTACCAGCACTAAATGCTCCAAATAATGCGACTGTAAAACCCTTATTCTTTAATCTTTCCGCTTTTTCTTCCAATTCGCGAGCAATTTTATTGAAGCCAGGGAGTGAATTTATTAGCTGTGATGCCTTCTTCAGCCTTTTTGATGTCTCTTGCAGTTGGTCACTTGCCTTTTGATGAACTATTGAATCCACATATAATTGTTTCTTCATGTAATGATCACTTTTTTGTACCTTCACACTGTTTGTTACATATTCACCATGAACCACTTCAAATTCTTCTTCATGGGCCATGAAAAGTTGATCAAACTCTTGTTCTCCTCCACCATTCTGCAATAACAACTCTTCCATTTTCTTTTCTTTATCTGCAAATTTCGTTTTAAACCTATTTAATTCTTCAAAAGCATGAACATATCGTTCAATATTTTTAAATTCATTTTTATAACGCTCTTTTAAAATTGCATTTCGGTTAT
The Neobacillus sp. PS3-40 genome window above contains:
- a CDS encoding dynamin family protein, encoding MVQIAKQQMLIQTLRGELVSTYHYLFKHHDTSNTEKIKQLAHKLEKKEFVIAFCGHFSAGKSTMINNIVGENLLPSSPIPTSANLVKVKSGEEYAKVFFKNEKPRLYLAPYDYELVKKYCKDGDQIKEIEISYNESKLPANTIIMDTPGIDSADDAHRIATESAIHLADLVFYVMDYNHVQSELNFLFTKELAEAGKEVYLVINQIDKHKEEELSFEEFQNSVLESFASWSVKPARIFYTSLKNVDLVFNQFTDLQQFINEKLEMKDQFLSQSISRSLKRIVWDHLEQTRKREEITIQPVKKILEELSSEDQKNLVETYSEKKTKLQEIEEGFELAERQFDQETSHILKNAYLMPSQTRSLAESYLEACQPEFKVGFLFGKQKTFAEREARLESFYKDMLDKAKSQLEWHLREFLGKEIKFYGLEQTDLLERVNSFSIHFRSDLLVNVVKPGARLSGNYVLNYTDEVANEIKKIAKNFLFEFKKLFFQALDNRNAILKERYKNEFKNIERYVHAFEELNRFKTKFADKEKKMEELLLQNGGGEQEFDQLFMAHEEEFEVVHGEYVTNSVKVQKSDHYMKKQLYVDSIVHQKASDQLQETSKRLKKASQLINSLPGFNKIARELEEKAERLKNKGFTVALFGAFSAGKSSFANALMGEKVLPVSPNPTTAAINRIKPVNETHRHGTVLVKFKEISTMQDDLNRSLKVFGLHSTSFQEALKKMDQLMLQKESIGAFEKTHYAFLQAFIKGFGTYGEFLGKVINISLNEFSDFVVKEEKSCFIEWIDLYYDCELTRKGITLVDTPGADSINARHTGVAFDYIKNSDAILFVTYYNHAFSKADREFLIQLGRVKDSFQLDKMFFIINAIDLAEDDDEKETVAEYVQEQLIKYGIRNPHLFSLSSMLALKEKKDNADTTISRMDQFERSFYPFISNDLTKMAIASSEIELKRVSDLIKKLIQSSMEDQTMKERKRSEIEKQKKAIMEIIKAQTVQTLKSLILQEANELIYYLKQRVFLRFGDFFKEAFNPTLLRDDGRNLKKALQLGLDELLESLGFDFAQEMRATTVRLDRFLEKKVTEFQAGIVRSILEINQDLSFSIFEFKREEELDFQNAFKDVNKQLFQKAMSTFKNPKSFFERNEKRIMSEELYNALAIPAEEYSKFEQERVNSYYVDILNGEFTRLLRQMVEQVEDYYVSLLSTLDGGVSIEQLIEIQQTLEEF